In a genomic window of Gemmatimonadaceae bacterium:
- the surE gene encoding 5'/3'-nucleotidase SurE encodes MRILLSNDDGILAKGLGVLERACEPLGELTVVAPDREQSATSHSLTLHHPLRPVRLGERRWQVDGTPTDCVMLACEALLDARPEYVISGINHGPNMGEDVLYSGTVAAAMEGLALGIPAIAMSFAGSVLRADAVLETQIERIRDLLRHLIALPAFPRDTLLNVNLPAVPGDQIKGVKLTRLGRRVFSDSITRMKDPWGREILWIGGGSVEWSGPEDSDFRAVHDGYISVTPLHLDLTHRDVLNTATDWWRDL; translated from the coding sequence ATGCGCATTCTCCTCAGCAACGACGACGGTATTCTGGCCAAGGGGCTCGGCGTGCTCGAACGCGCCTGTGAGCCTCTGGGCGAGCTCACCGTGGTCGCCCCCGATCGCGAACAGAGCGCCACAAGCCACTCGCTCACCCTGCATCATCCCCTCCGCCCGGTCCGGCTGGGCGAACGCCGGTGGCAGGTGGACGGGACGCCCACCGACTGCGTCATGCTGGCCTGCGAGGCCCTGCTCGACGCGCGCCCGGAGTACGTGATCAGCGGCATCAATCACGGCCCCAACATGGGTGAGGATGTCCTCTACAGCGGCACCGTTGCGGCGGCGATGGAAGGGCTGGCCCTGGGCATTCCGGCGATCGCCATGTCGTTCGCCGGGAGCGTGCTCCGGGCGGACGCAGTGCTCGAAACACAGATCGAGCGTATCCGGGACTTGCTGCGCCATCTGATCGCGCTGCCGGCCTTCCCGCGCGACACGCTGCTCAACGTCAATCTCCCCGCGGTGCCTGGAGATCAGATCAAGGGCGTGAAGCTCACGCGCCTTGGGCGGCGGGTGTTCAGCGATTCGATCACCCGCATGAAGGATCCGTGGGGGCGGGAGATCCTGTGGATCGGCGGCGGCTCGGTGGAGTGGAGCGGTCCGGAAGATTCGGATTTCCGCGCGGTGCATGATGGCTACATCTCGGTGACGCCACTGCATCTCGATCTGACGCACCGCGATGTCCTCAACACGGCGACGGACTGGTGGCGGGACCTGTAG
- a CDS encoding protein-L-isoaspartate(D-aspartate) O-methyltransferase codes for MVAGPVEPEYRGARRRLVEALQDKGIRDLAVLRAIDTVPRHLFVPPMVRHRAYEDSALPIGNAQTISQPYVHARAIEQLMLTGKERVLEIGTGSAYQTALIAELAAQVFSVERFRELLDRARPLLAQANVRNVSLSLGDGTLGWREYAPYDGIVVSAGAPAVPPALESQLAEGGRMLIPIGDKEEQMLTLYTKRGGRLERRDITPVRFVPLIGAQGWPG; via the coding sequence CTGGTGGCGGGACCTGTAGAGCCGGAGTACCGCGGCGCCCGCCGCCGGCTGGTCGAGGCGCTGCAGGACAAGGGAATCCGCGACCTCGCCGTGCTGCGCGCGATCGACACCGTACCGCGCCACCTGTTCGTGCCGCCCATGGTACGGCATCGTGCGTACGAGGATTCCGCGCTGCCGATCGGCAACGCGCAGACGATCTCGCAGCCGTATGTGCATGCGCGCGCGATCGAACAGCTGATGCTCACCGGGAAGGAACGCGTGCTGGAGATCGGCACGGGCTCCGCATATCAGACGGCGCTGATCGCCGAGTTGGCGGCGCAGGTCTTTTCGGTGGAGCGCTTCCGGGAGCTGCTGGACCGGGCGCGGCCGCTGCTGGCGCAGGCCAACGTGCGCAACGTGAGTCTGTCGCTGGGCGACGGGACGCTCGGCTGGCGTGAGTATGCGCCGTACGACGGCATTGTCGTGAGCGCGGGGGCGCCGGCGGTTCCGCCGGCCCTCGAGTCGCAGCTCGCGGAAGGCGGGCGGATGCTGATCCCGATCGGGGACAAGGAGGAGCAGATGCTGACGCTCTATACCAAGCGGGGCGGGCGCCTCGAGCGCCGTGACATCACGCCGGTCCGCTTCGTCCCCTTAATTGGGGCGCAGGGGTGGCCAGGGTAA
- a CDS encoding acylphosphatase, translating into MSAPDAGPVDEGGATGHRFRVAGRVQGVGFRWFVRERARALGVAGWVRNEPDGTVLLEVAGAADAVQALREAIAVGPSGAQVSAVHAETISVVDAGALPQPFAVHR; encoded by the coding sequence GTGAGTGCGCCTGACGCCGGACCGGTCGACGAGGGCGGCGCCACCGGGCATCGTTTTCGGGTGGCCGGGCGCGTGCAGGGGGTGGGCTTTCGCTGGTTCGTCCGTGAGCGCGCCCGCGCACTCGGCGTGGCCGGCTGGGTGCGCAATGAGCCCGATGGCACCGTGCTGCTCGAAGTCGCCGGCGCCGCGGACGCGGTGCAGGCGCTGCGCGAGGCGATTGCCGTTGGGCCGAGTGGTGCCCAGGTGAGTGCGGTGCACGCGGAGACGATCTCGGTCGTCGATGCCGGAGCGCTCCCGCAGCCCTTTGCCGTGCACCGCTGA
- a CDS encoding adenine phosphoribosyltransferase, with product MSSTLPARLAATIRDVPDFPTPGILFKDITPVLANPGLMREVTAALAAPFVAAGITHVVGVESRGFLFGMPLALALDCAFAPARKPGKLPWKTEREAYALEYRSDVLEMHTDALAIGIADGHRPRVLVIDDVLATGGTAAATCRLVERLGGEVVAVGVLVELAFLSGRAALGDRTVHSVVTF from the coding sequence ATGTCGAGCACTCTGCCTGCGCGCCTCGCGGCGACCATTCGCGACGTTCCCGATTTCCCCACGCCGGGGATTCTCTTCAAGGACATCACGCCGGTCCTGGCCAATCCGGGGCTGATGCGTGAGGTGACCGCCGCGCTGGCGGCGCCGTTCGTCGCGGCGGGGATCACGCATGTCGTGGGTGTGGAATCGCGCGGCTTCCTGTTCGGCATGCCGCTCGCGCTGGCGCTCGACTGCGCCTTCGCCCCCGCGCGTAAACCCGGCAAGCTCCCGTGGAAGACAGAGCGCGAGGCGTACGCGCTCGAGTACCGCAGCGACGTCCTCGAGATGCATACCGACGCGCTCGCGATCGGCATCGCCGACGGACACCGCCCGCGCGTGCTGGTGATCGACGACGTCCTCGCGACTGGAGGGACCGCGGCGGCCACCTGTCGGCTGGTGGAGCGATTGGGCGGGGAGGTGGTGGCGGTGGGCGTGCTGGTCGAGCTCGCGTTTCTGTCGGGGCGCGCCGCACTTGGCGATCGCACCGTGCACTCGGTGGTGACCTTCTGA
- a CDS encoding MoaD/ThiS family protein: MSDAPARAAECIRVVLPSPLRALAGAASEVRVSLAAPANVHAVVDALEAMYPMLRGTIRDRSTRQRRAFVRFYACARDWSHQDLAEPLPEAVRRGDEPLLIVGAMAGG, from the coding sequence ATGAGCGACGCGCCAGCCCGGGCCGCGGAGTGTATCCGCGTCGTACTCCCATCGCCCCTGCGCGCGCTCGCCGGTGCCGCGAGTGAAGTGCGCGTGTCGCTCGCGGCGCCCGCAAACGTGCACGCCGTGGTGGATGCCCTGGAAGCGATGTACCCCATGCTGCGCGGCACCATTCGCGATCGCAGCACGCGCCAGCGACGCGCCTTTGTGCGCTTCTATGCCTGCGCCCGCGACTGGTCACATCAGGATCTGGCCGAGCCCCTGCCCGAAGCGGTGCGCCGCGGCGATGAGCCGCTCCTGATCGTGGGCGCGATGGCCGGGGGCTGA
- a CDS encoding exo-alpha-sialidase — protein sequence MSRVRVLVGTRKGAFILSADGARREWTVDGPHFPGWEMYHLKASPLNPDRLYASQSSGWFGQLIQRSDDGGRTWQATDNHFAYDGVPGTHQWYDGTPHPWEFKRVWHLEPSLTEPDTVFAGVEDAALFKSTDGGASWQELSGLRGHGSGPHWQPGAGGMCLHTIVLDPADANRLYVAISAAGAFRSTDGGTTWTPINKGLRSEQIPDRDAEVGHCVHRIAMHPSNPQRLYMQKHWDVMRSDNGGDSWYEVSGNLPTDFGFPIDVHAHEPDTVYVVPITSDAHHFPPDGQLRVYRSRTGGHEWECLGNGLPERDCYVNVLRDAMAVDTLDSCGIYFGTTGGQVYVSPDGGDHWSAIVHDLPPVLSVEVQTLA from the coding sequence ATGAGTCGTGTTCGCGTGTTGGTCGGAACCCGCAAGGGCGCCTTCATCCTGAGCGCCGATGGCGCGCGCCGCGAATGGACGGTCGACGGGCCGCACTTCCCGGGGTGGGAGATGTATCATCTCAAGGCGTCGCCACTCAATCCCGATCGCCTGTACGCGTCGCAGTCGAGCGGATGGTTCGGCCAGCTGATTCAGCGTTCCGACGATGGGGGACGCACGTGGCAGGCCACGGACAACCACTTCGCCTACGATGGCGTGCCGGGCACGCATCAGTGGTATGACGGCACGCCGCATCCGTGGGAGTTCAAGCGCGTCTGGCATCTCGAGCCGTCGCTCACCGAGCCCGACACCGTCTTCGCCGGCGTGGAGGATGCAGCGCTGTTCAAGTCCACCGACGGCGGCGCCAGCTGGCAGGAGCTGTCGGGGCTGCGCGGCCATGGCAGTGGCCCGCACTGGCAGCCGGGCGCGGGTGGGATGTGCCTGCACACGATCGTGCTCGATCCGGCCGACGCCAACCGCCTCTACGTGGCGATCTCCGCGGCGGGGGCGTTTCGATCGACCGACGGCGGCACCACGTGGACGCCAATCAACAAGGGGCTGCGATCAGAGCAGATCCCCGATCGGGACGCCGAAGTTGGTCACTGCGTGCACCGCATCGCGATGCACCCCAGCAATCCGCAGCGTCTCTATATGCAGAAACACTGGGATGTGATGCGCAGCGATAATGGGGGCGACAGCTGGTATGAGGTGAGCGGCAATCTCCCCACCGACTTCGGCTTTCCCATCGATGTGCATGCCCACGAACCGGATACCGTGTACGTCGTGCCCATCACAAGCGACGCGCACCACTTTCCGCCCGATGGCCAGTTGCGTGTGTATCGCAGCCGCACGGGTGGCCACGAGTGGGAATGCCTCGGGAACGGGCTGCCCGAGCGCGACTGCTACGTGAACGTGCTGCGCGATGCGATGGCCGTGGACACACTCGACAGCTGCGGCATCTACTTCGGTACCACGGGTGGGCAAGTGTATGTCAGCCCCGATGGGGGCGATCACTGGTCGGCCATTGTGCACGATCTGCCGCCGGTGCTGTCTGTCGAGGTGCAGACGCTCGCATGA
- the moeB gene encoding molybdopterin-synthase adenylyltransferase MoeB, which yields MRDSGRGGDAEHTGQGRDRPDHPHRLPRARRGLTLRLPPEPEIIVGSAAPPDARTAHAAPLSADERARYARHLILRDVGEAGQLRLKQARVLLVGAGGLGSPCALYLAAAGVGTIGVVDHDRVDVSNLQRQVLHGTRDVGRSKLESAADRLHNLNPHVQVQGHDAWLTSANALHLIQQYDVVVDGTDNFATRYLVNDACVLTGRPNVHASVFQFDGQASVFATEQGPCYRCLYPEPPPPGLVQNCAEGGVLGVLPGLLGTIQAVETLKLLLGIGETLAGRLLMVDALGMAFRTIAIERDPACPACGTRTLTALIDYDQFCGTAPLRDTGTPAVRAVTVAEARAQLAASRPPGVLDVREPDEVAAGMIPGAVHIPLGQVAARAGELPADRAWLVVCRSGKRSTEGARLLALAGLSDVASLAGGMLAWEAAGAPISR from the coding sequence ATGCGTGACTCCGGTAGAGGTGGGGACGCTGAACATACGGGGCAGGGACGGGACCGGCCGGATCACCCGCACCGATTGCCTCGCGCCCGCCGCGGCCTCACACTTCGACTTCCACCCGAGCCGGAAATCATCGTGGGTTCAGCCGCTCCGCCAGACGCCCGCACCGCGCATGCCGCGCCGCTCTCCGCCGATGAGCGCGCCCGGTACGCGCGACACCTCATCCTGCGCGACGTGGGCGAGGCTGGGCAACTGCGCCTCAAGCAGGCCCGGGTGCTCCTGGTGGGCGCCGGTGGGCTGGGGTCCCCCTGCGCCCTGTACCTCGCGGCCGCGGGCGTCGGGACGATCGGCGTGGTGGACCACGATCGGGTGGACGTCAGCAACCTCCAGCGTCAGGTGTTGCACGGCACCCGCGACGTCGGGCGCTCGAAGCTCGAGTCGGCGGCGGATCGGCTGCATAATCTCAACCCGCATGTGCAGGTGCAGGGGCACGATGCGTGGCTGACCAGTGCCAACGCGCTGCACCTCATCCAGCAGTACGACGTCGTGGTAGACGGCACCGACAACTTCGCGACGCGCTATCTCGTCAACGACGCGTGCGTGCTGACGGGACGCCCGAATGTCCACGCCTCGGTGTTCCAGTTCGATGGCCAAGCGTCGGTCTTTGCCACGGAGCAGGGGCCGTGCTATCGCTGCCTCTATCCCGAGCCGCCGCCGCCCGGCCTCGTGCAGAACTGCGCCGAGGGCGGGGTGCTCGGCGTGCTGCCGGGGCTGCTTGGGACGATCCAGGCGGTGGAGACGCTCAAGCTGTTGCTGGGAATCGGCGAGACACTTGCCGGCCGGCTGCTCATGGTGGACGCGCTGGGGATGGCCTTTCGCACGATCGCGATTGAGCGCGATCCGGCGTGTCCGGCCTGCGGGACGCGCACGCTCACGGCGCTGATCGACTACGACCAGTTCTGCGGGACGGCGCCCTTGAGGGACACGGGTACGCCCGCGGTTCGTGCGGTCACCGTGGCGGAGGCGCGCGCGCAACTGGCCGCGTCGCGGCCGCCGGGGGTGCTGGACGTTCGGGAGCCGGACGAGGTAGCCGCCGGTATGATCCCGGGGGCGGTGCACATCCCGCTCGGGCAGGTCGCCGCGCGTGCCGGCGAGCTGCCCGCCGACCGCGCCTGGCTCGTGGTCTGCCGGAGCGGCAAGCGTAGCACGGAGGGGGCGCGGCTGCTGGCCCTAGCGGGCCTGTCCGATGTGGCGTCGCTGGCGGGGGGGATGCTGGCCTGGGAGGCAGCGGGGGCGCCGATCTCCCGGTAG